The DNA segment GCACCGTCACTAATATCAATACTACGACCACCAATAGCGGGAGCACGATAACCCTGATCAATAGCACAGTATATGACGTCTTTGATCTTACTGCTGGAAGGATAAGTATAGATGTTGCTACCGGAAGCAGTTATGCTCCTGGGGACAATGTGAATGTTGTGATAACTGCTATCAATAGCAGCGGCGCCCTTATCAATGCTTCAGTTGATGTTGAGGTGTTCTATCCAAATTCAACAAGATTAAATAATGGAAGCGCCCAGCTTGGGACCGCCGGCAGGTTTAATTACAGTTTCCCATTGGATGCCTCTGCGCCGTTAGGGACATATAGAGTTAATGTTGACGCGAATTATTCGAGCAATAGTGTTCATAAGAACGTTGTTTTCGAGGCTGTTTGGGTTGAAAATCCGGAAGTTGTTGTTGATGCTCCTGCCGTCATCAATACCGGGGTTCCGTTTGATCTAATAGCTATGATAAGGTCGGCGGGCGGCTCTCTTGTTGACTGCAGTGATGGAGCCAACATAACTGTAAGGAACACGTTGAATAAGACGGACGTGATCATAAATGAGTCAATGACTAACTTTGGCCTTGGGCTTTATAATTATACGTGGTCTACTGGGGCACAATCCACTTATCTGGCGATCGTAACCTGCAACAAGATTTTAAGTAAGGAGTATGTAGGGGTAAAAGAATTCTCCACCCAGAATGTCGCTGCTTCGGGCGTTGGCGGAGGGGGTGGTTCCACTGGAGCCCTGCCTCTGAATATGTTTTCTGATGTAGGAGGATTCTACTCGCCAGGGGATGATGTGGTTGTTGTTTCAACGGTAATGGATAACAACGGATCTTTGGTTGGCGCAATGGTAAACATTACGCTGTATTATCCAAATACCACGCTGCTGAACCACAGCCTGGCTATGCCGCAGGCTGTTGGGAGATTCAAATATAACTTTACGCTTCCGCTCTCTGCGCCAATCGGAACCTATGAGGCCAGAATCGACGCGAATTACACAAATGACCAGATTCACGACAGTCTCACTTTTGTGGTAAGCTCAGCTATAGAAGCAATCAAGATGAATGTGACGCAAATGATAAATCAGATTGATGGTGTGATTGTCCCGTCCTTAAAAGAGATCAACCTTACCACCCAGGATAGTTATGATTACTTGCTGAACAATATATTCCCCCTGGTTAACTTAACAAACACAACGTCGTTGGATATTAAGAATGAAACTGCCTCACTTCTGCTTAAGTGGGGCACCTATAATGCTGAACAATTATACAATATCTCGAATGTTACGTATAACAATTCACAAAGAATATTAAGTTATATCGGAACCCCTTCTGATGATGAATCTGCTAACACGCTGTTCGGTGAATTTGCTTATACCAAGAATAGGATTAGCGATATCGATGCAAACGTATCAGAGATCAAAAGAATCGCAGCAGAGGTTAATGTTACCTCAATTATAATCAATTCAACTATTTCAACCGTGCTATTGGAAGTTGATGATTTAGAGGAGCTTCATCAGTGCGCCATAACCCCAAATTCAACCCTATGTACGCTGCTTAATGATATAAAATTAAACACTCAAAATATTTATAGTGCGGCCCTGGCTATCAATACCACTACGTCTGCCTTGGGCCTGTTTACAATATCTTCACTGGTTGCCGGCAGCCCGAGATACGCTAATGAGAATGTGTTGGTAGAGGCGAGCTTTACAACACAGAACGGCTCGTTTGTTGCTCCAGATTCGGTCGTTCTCACCATTTTTGACAGTAATAATAATAAATGGGCTAATGCTACACTAACAGATTTTACTGAGTCCTCTTTGCATGTTTGGAAGTACTCTAAATCTTTAGGGGCAAACCCAACAACGGGGATGTATACTGTTCACTTGTTGGGTAGTTACGGTGGAGTTAATGCTTCGAAAACCACGCAGTTCAGAGTAGCGACTGGGGGCCCGTACATGGTGTTCTTGGATTGCCCGCTCACTGCTACTGTGGGTCAGGACCTGAATTGCAATGTGAGGATACAGGATGAGGGAGAAGCAGCAACAGAAAGCACCTGTGATGTTTGGGTGGATAGCGATGGCGATACTGAACTTGACGCAGGAGAACCGCAAACGCAGTTTAGTAAGAAAACCACTCCATTGCAAAATGTCACACAATCTGTTTCAATAAATGTTCCAAGCACGTATGCAAACGGGCTCTCTATCGCACGTGTCAGTTGCAGCTATGCGAATTCAGCTCAGCCTGATTCAACTGCATCAGACAGTGTAACCTTTGAAGCTGGCGCAGAGGAAGCGCCAACCACAACGGGGGAGGCCGGTGGCGGAGGCGGCGGTGGAGGCGGAGGCGCGGCACCAAGCGCTCCGGCTGCTCCGGCACCTGCGGTCTCACCAACCGTGGACTTCCAAGAAGTCCTTGATGTCCAGTATTATCTACAAGAAGGAAGCGTAATCACTTTCAGTCTTGATGGTGTAAACGTTCATACGATAACTCTTACCAAGGTTGGAGAAGACTTTGTAATTTTGATGATAGAGACGACCCCCATAGAAGTCATAGCCAGAATTGGAGAGCCCCAGAAGATTGATTTGGAAAATGATGGTGTGTATGACCTCCTGATAAGATTGAACGATATCATCGATGGTATAGCAGACATTAGCATTGAAAGAATAAAAGAAACGGTTCCTGGGGCTATATTATTTGACGTTAAGGTTAAAATCCTGCCTCGATATATGGAAACGCCTTCTGGAAGTTCAGTGGCGGCAGAGGTGAGCTTGTACCATGTTGGGGGGCAAGGCGTAAAAGATACAGAGGTTGAGTATATGATCAAAAACGCAAAGGGGGAGGCTGTTGTGTCTGAGCATGAAATTGTTGGAATTGAGAATAAACTTGTGCTTCTCAAGGAGATCTCGATTCCGAAAGAGGTTGAGCCTGGTGAATATGTGTTTTTTGTCGAGATGAAGTATAACCAAAAGACAGCAAGCGGCGCGGCGAGGTTCAATATAGTTGGGAAAGGGGTTGAGGAGAGGCTTGCGCCAAGCAGGGGGCCCTCTAGTCTGCTGATTGTATCAACGCTGTTGCTCATCATGGGCGGGCTTGCTTCCTTGGCTCTGCAACTCAAAAAGGGAAGTATTAAAAAGAAGTATATGCAGATTATACGCATGAAAGCCTCGATCGTTTCCATAGCAATCTTGGCGGCGGTTGTGCTCGCCTCGTTATTGCTGAATGCGTCGGTTTGGGGGATGGTAAAAGGGGTATTAGATTCCAAGGAGGTTTACATTACTTGGGTGTTGTTGGTTGGCACCATAATCCTTTTCAGTTATCTGCTTTATGAGATCAAAAAGAGAAACTCTTCTCGAAATGGTAGGAGGAAACACGGGCTGCCAAATAAACGGAAGGGCGGCGAAAGGGCGAAACGAAGAGAGCACGAGTTCAGCGAGATGAGGGTTGCGCCGCCTGCTGAAAAAATACAGGAGATTGCAAAACCAGACAGAGAAGAACGCACACAGGAGAAGAGGGAAGAGAAAGAAGAGATATCCGCTGTTCCTCCAGTCAAGAGTTCTGAGACTATAATCACTAAGCATTCAGATTACGTAGTAAAAAGGGAAGATAGCCTGATTACCAAGCATTCAGACTATATAGTAAAAAAAGAACCGGCAGTGAGTGGGGAATTCAAAGTAATCCCTGCAGAGAACGCGTCGGCGCAGGGCAGGACCCAAATAGAAGAAAAGGATCCAGCAAAAGAACTTTCAAAATTGCTCGAGGAAGATGGCATTCGCCTTGAAAAAAAAGAGGGTAAACACCCCCTTGAGTTAACGCCGATGCAGATTGCAAATGAGAAATGGAGGTTGTTAAAAGAATTAAGGCGGCTAAAGGAAGCTTACAAACAGGGAGTTATTCCAAATGAGGGGTATGAAGAGACAAAGAATGTGTTGATTAAAAGGATACAAGATCTGAAAAGGTGAGCTAGAGGCATAGCCCCGCCAAAAGCCCATATTGCGCAAACATCAATCGCGTGACAAAAAGGAGGGGAGCTTACAAGAGAGATGAAAAGGCTATTTTTTATGATTCTGTCACTTGTGGTGATTGGGATATTAACTGGAGGCAGTACTAATGAGTCTGTTGATGTTACGGCTGAGAAAATTTCACAATATGGGGGGGTGACGGAAAATACAAGTATGAGAAACGCGTCTGGGGTTGCTGCTGAAGAGAACAATGATATTTCTTGGCAAAAAGAAGATTCTTGGCCGTCTTCAGAAAAAAACACAGAGCCTGAGGTTAAGAGGTATAAACAGAAAATAACAAATAATGAGCCCTTGATTCTGGAAGGAGATGTTGTGTTTGTTATAAACAACACACATTACATCCAAAGGAACGATATTGTTGTCCGCGATAACGCCACTCTTTTGATTACAAATTCTTTATTTGAACATAGGAATGCGCCGGGTCGTTGGAGTAGTCTGGAAGCCTTCAACACTTCGCGCGTAAGTATTCAGGATAGTGAGATTCGATCGAGCAACGAGATTGACTGGAATTTTCGAAGCAATAGCTTTTATATTTTGAAGGATGTGGAGGAAGAACTGTCCTTCATCAGAGTGCATTTTGTGCTGACTCCCCCAAAAGTTGTTGAAAAATGATACTGTCGTCCTTGATGCGATCGTTAATGTTCCCATTCTCTCGTTCAATGGGATTGTTGTTGTGTTTTAATCCTGCTGATTTAATAGGAACTCCATGCGTTTTCTTTGCAACCCTTCTGACAAGTTTAGATCGTGCTGGTTTGTAATTCTCAAATCCTTCACTCGCAAACTTGATGGGCCTTCGTTTTTTCTTAACTTTGTCTTTCTCTGGCAGTTGTGTACAATGTACTGAGATTTGCAATATTTATACCTGAGCCATAACATCGCCTCAGAAGAAGCACAGAACGCTTAAGGATAGGGTATCATTCATTGATTGGCGGCGTCGTGTTTCCGAGATTTTCGAATAAATATTTTCCCAGCGTCGGTTTTCCGGTGGAAACTGAGGTCAAGGCCAAAATCAAATATTCTTCTTGGATTTACAATGTAGCTACAATGGAAATAGCGGTGGAATTGTTAGAAAAACTCCGCGTTTCCGCAATCTTTAAAAATCAGCTAATGTTTCTACTGGACAGTATATAAATAGACGTTGTATAGACATTGTACATAGACCTTGGGGGTGCCGCAATGGTATTGGATTTTGTGTTTATCGTAGGGATGTTATCAATAGCTGTTGGGGCGTACTTCTTCATGTATGTTGCCAGGCAGGCAACAGGCACAAAAGAGATGAGAGCGATCTCAGACTCTATCAAGGAAGGAGCGATTGCATTCATCAAAAGGCAGTATGGAACGATTGCGCTGTTCTCTGTGATTATGGCCCTATTGATTGGAGGATTGTATTTCTATAAGGGTGATCCGGGGCTGGCATTGAGGACAAGCATTGCAATCATCTTGGGGGCTGCAAGTTCTGCGATTGCAGGAATAATTGGGATGTATGTTGCAGTGATAACCAATATAAGGACTGCTGCTGCTGTGAAGAAATCACTTCCATTCGGATTAAAGGTTGCTTTACGAGGGGGGGCGGTGTCAGGCATACTGGTCATTTCATTGAGCCTGATGGGAGTTGCAGGATTGTACTGGCTGTTTGGAGCAGATCCGCTGAAGACTCCTTTCCTTATTGTTGGATATGGGTTTGGGGCAAGCTTTGTGGCATTATTTGCGCAGCTCGGAGGGGGGATCTATACAAAGGCTGCTGATGTAGGAGCAGATCTGGTCGGAAAGGTTGAGGCAGGCATACCAGAGGATGACCCAAGGAATCCTGCTGTTATTGCTGATTTGGTAGGGGATAATGTCGGAGACTGCGCAGGAAGGGGAGCTGATTTGTTCGAGAGCACTGCTGCTGAGAACATTGGAGCTATGATCCTGGGAGTTGCATTGTTTCCAGTTTTTGGGGCAAATGGAGTCTTATTTCCATTAGTGGTGATTGCAGCAGGGATGATTGCGAGCATTATCGGGATATTCTCTGTGAAAGCTAGGGAAGGGGAAGATCCAATGAGGGCATTGAACCGGGGGTTTTATGTATCTGCTTTTCTCGCATTGATCGGGATAGCAATAAGCGTGTATTGGCTGCTGAATGCCAATGTATGGTTCTTCTATGCAGGAATGGTTGGGATTGTGATGAGTGTTTTGTTCCTGCTTATCACTGAATATTACACGAGCCATGGATTCAGGCCTGTCAAGGAGATCGCAAAGGCGTCGCAGACAGGGCCAGCAACCAACATCATTTCAGGCATAGCAGTTGGGCTTGAGAACGTGTTTGCTCCTGTGATTGTGATATCCTTTGCATTGTATCTGTCGTATCAGTTTGGAGTCTGGTCAGGAGTTCCTCATGGAGGATTGTTTGGAACTGCTGTCGCAACTGTAGGCATGCTGTCAACTGTGGTATATGTCTTAGCAATGGACACCTTTGGCCCTATAACCGATAATGCAGGGGGGATTATTGAGATGTCCAATGCTCCTGAAGAGATAAGAAAGAGGACTGATAGCCTGGATGCTGTAGGCAATACAACAAAGGCATTGACAAAGGGGTATGCCATAGGCTCTGCTGCATTGGCTGCTTTCCTGCTGTTTTCAGCATATCTTGAAGAGGTTGCTGCATTGACAGGAAAGGCGTTTGATGTTGTGAATTTGGCAAGCGTTCCTGTGTTTATCGGAGGGCTTTTAGGAGCTATGCTTGTCTTCCTGTTCAGCTCATTGGCAATACGGGCTGTTGGAAAGACTGCCCAGTATATCATTGAAGAAGTCAGAAGGCAATTCAGGAATGATACGGGCATTATGAAAGGGACATCTAAGCCTGATTATGCTGCCTGTGTTGATATCACTACAAGAGGGGCGCTTAGGAATATGATCCTGCCTGGCCTGCTTGTTGTGGGTTTTCCGATACTTGTCGGGTTTATCCTGAAGGCAGAGGCGCTGGCTGCCTTCCTGATGGTAGGAACGATAGCAGGCATCCTCATGGCATTGTTTATGAATAATGGAGGAGGAGCCTGGGATAATGCAAAGAAGTTCATTGAGAAAGGCAACTATGGCGGGAAAGGATCAGATACCCATAAGGCTGCAGTTGTCGGAGACACTGTAGGGGATCCATTTAAGGATACTGCTGGGCCTTCAATCCATGTTTTGGTGAAGCTGCTGGCTACGATAACGCTTGTCTTGGCGCCGCTGTTTATTTAGTATAGTAAGAGGATTTGGCATAGGAAGAGGTTAAGATGGTCATTGCTCCAGCTGAACCAGAGGTTG comes from the Candidatus Nanoarchaeia archaeon genome and includes:
- a CDS encoding sodium-translocating pyrophosphatase, translating into MVLDFVFIVGMLSIAVGAYFFMYVARQATGTKEMRAISDSIKEGAIAFIKRQYGTIALFSVIMALLIGGLYFYKGDPGLALRTSIAIILGAASSAIAGIIGMYVAVITNIRTAAAVKKSLPFGLKVALRGGAVSGILVISLSLMGVAGLYWLFGADPLKTPFLIVGYGFGASFVALFAQLGGGIYTKAADVGADLVGKVEAGIPEDDPRNPAVIADLVGDNVGDCAGRGADLFESTAAENIGAMILGVALFPVFGANGVLFPLVVIAAGMIASIIGIFSVKAREGEDPMRALNRGFYVSAFLALIGIAISVYWLLNANVWFFYAGMVGIVMSVLFLLITEYYTSHGFRPVKEIAKASQTGPATNIISGIAVGLENVFAPVIVISFALYLSYQFGVWSGVPHGGLFGTAVATVGMLSTVVYVLAMDTFGPITDNAGGIIEMSNAPEEIRKRTDSLDAVGNTTKALTKGYAIGSAALAAFLLFSAYLEEVAALTGKAFDVVNLASVPVFIGGLLGAMLVFLFSSLAIRAVGKTAQYIIEEVRRQFRNDTGIMKGTSKPDYAACVDITTRGALRNMILPGLLVVGFPILVGFILKAEALAAFLMVGTIAGILMALFMNNGGGAWDNAKKFIEKGNYGGKGSDTHKAAVVGDTVGDPFKDTAGPSIHVLVKLLATITLVLAPLFI